The following are encoded together in the Azospirillum lipoferum 4B genome:
- a CDS encoding L,D-transpeptidase family protein — MSIEITVTPEGGPESTTGRLRWPGGDVACVLGRGGVRADKREGDGATPVGRFVLRRVLWRADRLPPPETGLPLGAIAEEDGWCDAPEDTAYNRPVTRPYPASHEAMWRDDHVYDVVVVMGHNDDPVVPGLGSAVFMHLIRPDRAPTAGCVALAPEDMLRLLKDCGPGSALSVAAPAG; from the coding sequence ATGAGCATCGAGATCACCGTGACGCCGGAGGGCGGTCCGGAGTCGACCACCGGCCGCCTGCGCTGGCCCGGCGGCGATGTCGCCTGTGTGCTCGGCCGCGGCGGCGTGCGCGCCGACAAGCGGGAGGGCGACGGCGCCACCCCTGTCGGCCGCTTCGTGCTGCGCCGTGTCCTGTGGCGCGCCGACCGGCTGCCGCCGCCGGAAACCGGCCTGCCGCTCGGCGCCATCGCCGAGGAAGACGGCTGGTGCGACGCGCCGGAGGACACGGCCTACAACCGTCCGGTCACGCGCCCCTATCCCGCCAGCCACGAGGCGATGTGGCGGGACGATCATGTCTACGACGTCGTGGTGGTGATGGGGCACAACGACGACCCGGTCGTGCCGGGACTTGGCAGCGCCGTGTTCATGCACCTGATCCGGCCGGACCGGGCGCCGACCGCCGGCTGCGTCGCGCTGGCCCCCGAGGACATGCTGCGCCTGTTGAAGGACTGCGGGCCGGGCAGCGCGCTGAGCGTCGCCGCACCGGCGGGATGA
- a CDS encoding YggS family pyridoxal phosphate-dependent enzyme, whose product MTTTQGTGKDTQTGDKTGGSAIGDSVTARLDSVRRAIAETAAACGRGEETVTLVAVSKTHPAEAVEEALAAGRRVFGENRVQEAKAKFPALKERFSDLELHLIGPLQTNKVKDAVALFDVIQTLDRPKLAEALADEMAKTGRRPRCLIEVNTGEEPQKAGIAPAEVEAFLADCRDRLGLPVTGLMCIPPVDEEPAMHFALLAEMARRLGLAEISMGMSGDYETAVRFGATHVRVGTAIFGARPYPTE is encoded by the coding sequence ATGACGACGACGCAGGGCACTGGCAAAGATACGCAAACCGGCGACAAAACAGGCGGTTCCGCGATTGGCGACAGCGTGACGGCCCGTCTCGACTCGGTGCGCCGCGCCATTGCGGAAACGGCTGCGGCCTGCGGTCGCGGCGAGGAGACGGTGACGCTGGTCGCGGTGTCGAAGACCCACCCCGCCGAGGCGGTGGAGGAAGCGCTGGCGGCCGGCCGGCGCGTGTTCGGCGAGAACCGCGTGCAGGAGGCCAAGGCCAAGTTCCCGGCACTGAAGGAGCGCTTTTCCGATCTGGAACTGCACCTGATCGGGCCGCTGCAGACCAACAAGGTCAAGGACGCCGTCGCCCTGTTCGACGTGATCCAGACCCTGGACCGCCCCAAGCTGGCCGAAGCACTGGCCGACGAGATGGCGAAGACCGGCCGCCGCCCGCGCTGCCTCATCGAGGTCAACACCGGCGAGGAGCCGCAGAAAGCCGGCATCGCCCCGGCCGAGGTCGAAGCCTTCCTTGCCGACTGCCGCGACCGGCTGGGGCTGCCCGTCACCGGGCTGATGTGCATCCCGCCGGTGGACGAGGAGCCGGCGATGCATTTCGCCCTGCTGGCGGAGATGGCGCGCCGGCTGGGACTGGCCGAGATCAGCATGGGCATGAGCGGCGATTACGAAACTGCGGTGCGGTTCGGTGCCACCCATGTGCGGGTCGGCACGGCGATCTTCGGCGCGCGCCCCTATCCCACGGAATAA
- a CDS encoding porin, which produces MKRSLVIGCAAVALTAGCGTASAQSKFDILLGGDAYFQGAYVDQDNDTSLRQTEFANRFRLTITPTAKADNGLEYGARLRLRAASGTGNNRSTDNDRAFIFVNGSFGTIQGGVINGLSDEYGIIGPNVEGIEGSPDAQYLNYYASANGAPYVLGSLRTLESGDASSKIIYLSPSYSGFQVGAAYTPTYGSSNTDVNRVKNSTAYHDMAEIQATYKGEFSGFGVEASAAYQFAKAASGLEDLSSVHVGANLSYAGFKVGGSYAFSGDSGYATGTRGVDDQQLWIVGVNYTMGPVILAANYTDAQGIDSNFSGLNSRAHVWQAGVTYTVAPGLTTGLEYSYLDNKVGGVNNDANIILWDTRFAF; this is translated from the coding sequence ATGAAGCGCTCTCTCGTGATCGGCTGCGCAGCCGTTGCCCTCACCGCCGGCTGCGGCACGGCCTCGGCCCAGTCGAAGTTCGACATCCTGCTGGGTGGCGACGCCTACTTCCAGGGGGCCTACGTCGACCAGGACAACGACACCAGCCTTCGCCAGACCGAGTTCGCCAACCGCTTCCGCCTGACCATCACGCCGACCGCCAAGGCCGACAACGGCCTGGAATACGGCGCCCGCCTGCGCTTGCGCGCCGCCAGCGGCACCGGCAACAACCGCAGCACCGACAACGACCGTGCGTTCATCTTCGTGAACGGCAGCTTCGGCACCATCCAGGGCGGCGTGATCAACGGCCTTTCGGACGAATACGGCATCATCGGCCCGAACGTCGAGGGCATCGAAGGGTCGCCGGACGCCCAGTACCTGAACTATTACGCCAGTGCAAACGGCGCCCCCTATGTGCTGGGCAGCCTGCGCACGCTGGAGTCGGGCGACGCCAGTTCAAAGATCATCTACCTGTCGCCGAGCTACTCCGGCTTCCAGGTCGGCGCCGCCTACACACCGACCTACGGCAGCAGCAACACCGACGTGAACCGCGTCAAGAACAGCACCGCCTACCACGACATGGCCGAAATCCAGGCCACCTACAAGGGCGAGTTCAGCGGCTTCGGCGTGGAGGCGAGCGCTGCCTACCAGTTCGCCAAGGCGGCCAGCGGTCTTGAGGATCTGTCCTCGGTCCATGTCGGCGCCAACCTGTCCTATGCCGGGTTCAAGGTCGGCGGCAGCTACGCTTTCAGCGGCGACAGCGGCTATGCCACCGGCACCCGCGGGGTGGACGACCAGCAGCTCTGGATCGTCGGCGTCAACTACACCATGGGCCCGGTCATCCTGGCGGCCAACTACACCGACGCCCAGGGCATCGACAGCAACTTCTCCGGCCTGAATTCCCGCGCCCATGTCTGGCAAGCCGGCGTGACCTACACCGTTGCTCCCGGCCTGACCACGGGCCTGGAATACAGCTATCTCGACAACAAGGTCGGCGGCGTGAACAACGACGCCAACATCATCCTGTGGGACACCCGCTTCGCCTTCTGA